A window of Deltaproteobacteria bacterium contains these coding sequences:
- a CDS encoding aminotransferase class V-fold PLP-dependent enzyme translates to MTTMSGRSDRLDRFARAFIGLDRVDPVFDGPPRRRVYLDTTATALMPNVVWDGLRAYFDAASANSHTDAHRAGRDTTQAIEDSRDAIGRLVGYDPDRDVVLFTANGATGATNFLARALFPPELRAVVKRFPDGAPPAYVDALATALGATGREAIAELIARPVVVTTTMEHHSNLLPWMEAVGHQNVVAARVRPDTGELDLDHLAELLARHGPRVRLVAVTAVSNVTGICNPVRHIARMAHEVGAEILIDGAQWVPHAPVRMHSDDPAEDIDYLVLSGHKLYAPGSRGALVGKLATLSARRCVTDVGGGMVEYVSIDDFAIKDQVTAREEAGTPNIPGSIAMGLVAEALMAVGMEGIAAAERALTTQLIDRLLRIDGVAVYGSVDLDRTHRAGVVSFNVDGLPHGLVAAYLNDFHNIAVRNGCFCAQPYVKALLRIDEATERATRHDLLCGDRRNLPGMVRASLGVYSTRDDIEALGAALEQLVRDRERIASLYRPDFDGTFRRIDGQALPRTFCVADAAARSLAGILG, encoded by the coding sequence ATGACCACAATGAGCGGCAGGAGCGATCGACTCGACCGGTTTGCTCGCGCATTCATCGGCCTCGACCGGGTCGACCCCGTGTTCGACGGTCCGCCGCGCCGGCGCGTGTACCTCGACACCACCGCGACGGCGCTGATGCCGAACGTGGTCTGGGACGGCCTGCGCGCGTACTTCGACGCGGCATCGGCCAACAGCCACACCGACGCGCACCGCGCCGGCCGCGACACGACCCAGGCGATCGAGGACAGCCGCGACGCCATCGGACGTCTCGTCGGCTATGACCCGGACCGCGACGTCGTGCTGTTTACCGCCAACGGGGCCACGGGCGCGACCAACTTCCTCGCGCGCGCGCTGTTTCCGCCCGAGCTGCGCGCGGTCGTCAAGCGTTTCCCCGACGGCGCGCCCCCCGCATACGTCGACGCGCTCGCGACGGCGCTCGGGGCCACCGGCCGGGAAGCCATCGCCGAACTGATCGCGCGCCCGGTGGTCGTGACGACGACGATGGAACACCACAGCAACCTGCTGCCGTGGATGGAGGCGGTCGGCCACCAGAACGTCGTCGCCGCGCGCGTGCGGCCCGACACGGGCGAACTCGACCTCGACCATCTCGCGGAGCTGCTCGCGCGCCACGGCCCGCGGGTGCGCCTCGTCGCGGTGACCGCGGTGTCGAACGTCACCGGGATCTGCAACCCGGTGCGTCACATCGCGCGCATGGCACACGAGGTGGGCGCCGAGATCCTGATCGACGGCGCACAGTGGGTGCCGCACGCGCCGGTGCGCATGCACTCGGACGACCCCGCCGAAGACATCGACTACCTGGTGCTGTCCGGCCACAAGCTGTACGCCCCGGGCAGCCGCGGCGCGCTGGTCGGCAAGCTGGCGACTCTGTCGGCGCGCCGATGTGTGACCGACGTCGGGGGCGGCATGGTCGAGTACGTGTCGATCGACGACTTCGCGATCAAGGACCAGGTCACGGCCCGCGAGGAGGCCGGCACGCCGAACATTCCCGGTTCCATCGCCATGGGGCTGGTCGCGGAAGCACTGATGGCGGTCGGAATGGAGGGGATCGCGGCGGCCGAGCGCGCGCTCACGACGCAGCTCATCGACCGGCTGCTCCGCATAGACGGCGTCGCCGTCTACGGCAGCGTGGACCTCGACCGCACTCACCGCGCCGGGGTCGTGTCGTTCAACGTCGACGGACTGCCGCACGGCCTGGTCGCGGCCTACCTCAACGACTTCCACAACATTGCGGTGCGCAACGGGTGCTTCTGCGCACAACCCTACGTCAAGGCGCTGCTGCGCATCGACGAGGCGACCGAGCGGGCAACCCGGCACGACCTGTTGTGCGGCGACCGCCGCAACCTTCCCGGGATGGTGCGCGCGTCGCTCGGCGTCTACTCCACGCGCGACGACATCGAGGCGCTCGGCGCGGCGCTCGAGCAGCTCGTACGGGACCGCGAGCGCATCGCGTCCCTGTACCGGCCCGATTTCGACGGCACGTTCCGGCGCATCGACGGGCAGGCGCTGCCGCGCACGTTTTGCGTGGCCGACGCCGCAGCGCGCTCCCTCGCGGGCATCCTCGGGTAG
- a CDS encoding response regulator yields the protein MREQTGRVDRSCRSLWSCNTEIVVAATRWRGFRRRQHREVAWFRVGLRGDGTKYADRGSRRSRVVDVPPVRAAADRRRPADRPACLGRPERARGRDRSDAARHVRARPRRRPSGHRGGDRVALALPVGRPRSARRRDGRPCRRPDGRRRMLAGGHRRRGHRAREDRGAGVIGGFVREAAIYSDRDLLDRALGELEAGWPAIVARDSNGSAYYLLMPSAAAGQRGSRLLRDLPLQPATVIDAATTARDAFERMREEGVDYAIVVDEDGDAVGVASLAAVLAEIEIASVATLPAHTALERAVAGLREGFVVLDEQNMVIAANESGRELLRALTGGDDSGPISALGGVPLTRLVLDWSADESRDLTAPGDPERRIISALVLRPPALGEGRTLILLRDVTRARRRRRHDVRRDQLADQGQFANAIAHDFANLLTIISAEAQRLHAHVSNDPVACERLASIVDAAARGGRLVRQLREFGNRSTGHPEILDVAELIAGMRPVLAAAAGDGVDLTVDAGADVPAILAEPVGIERALVNLVVNARHALRGGGRISIAVRAVGDDVPADLPPSPNGWVCVAVADNGEGMDAETLARCFTPNFTSRPGVGLGLGLATVRSTIERLGGMVTAESEPGRGTTIYLYIPAAHAAGTLAGLRVLVVDDERAIADGVCRVLNAEGARATAVDSAREALAHVTEYGVPDAIVADMRMPGRTGLELIEALRTTRNAFGAVIVSGALDHELRARARAAAAIVVAKPYAPDALVRAVAASVAAR from the coding sequence ATGCGCGAGCAAACCGGTCGAGTCGATCGCTCCTGCCGCTCATTGTGGTCATGTAACACGGAGATTGTGGTGGCGGCCACGCGGTGGCGCGGGTTTCGACGACGGCAACATCGCGAAGTCGCGTGGTTTAGGGTAGGCTTGCGAGGTGACGGCACGAAGTACGCAGACAGGGGATCGAGACGTTCGCGTGTCGTTGACGTACCGCCCGTTCGCGCTGCCGCCGATCGGCGACGGCCTGCTGATCGGCCGGCGTGCCTCGGTCGGCCCGAACGCGCTCGCGGACGCGATCGATCGGATGCTGCCCGGCATGTACGAGCTCGTCCGCGTCGACGACCATCCGGTCATCGAGGCGGCGATCGTGTTGCGCTCGCACTTCCGGTTGGTCGGCCGCGATCGGCTCGTCGCCGCGATGGTCGCCCATGCCGAAGACCTGATGGACGCCGACGGATGCTTGCAGGTGGGCATCGCCGGCGAGGTCACCGTGCACGCGAAGATCGCGGGGCCGGCGTGATCGGCGGGTTCGTCCGCGAGGCCGCGATCTACAGCGACCGGGACCTGCTCGATCGGGCGCTGGGCGAACTGGAGGCCGGCTGGCCCGCGATCGTCGCGCGCGACTCGAACGGCTCGGCGTATTACCTGCTCATGCCGTCGGCGGCGGCGGGGCAACGCGGCAGCCGGCTGCTTCGCGACTTACCGCTTCAGCCGGCGACCGTGATCGACGCCGCCACCACCGCGCGCGACGCGTTCGAACGCATGCGCGAGGAGGGCGTCGACTACGCGATCGTCGTCGATGAGGACGGCGACGCAGTGGGCGTGGCGTCACTCGCGGCCGTTCTCGCCGAGATCGAGATCGCCTCGGTGGCGACGCTGCCCGCTCACACGGCGCTCGAGCGCGCGGTCGCCGGGTTGCGCGAGGGGTTCGTCGTGTTGGACGAGCAGAACATGGTCATCGCGGCCAACGAGTCCGGCCGCGAGCTTCTGCGCGCACTCACGGGCGGCGACGACAGCGGGCCGATTTCCGCGCTCGGCGGCGTACCGCTCACCCGGCTCGTCCTCGACTGGTCGGCCGACGAGAGCCGCGATCTGACGGCGCCGGGCGATCCCGAACGGCGCATCATCTCCGCCCTGGTCTTGCGCCCGCCGGCGCTCGGTGAAGGGCGCACGCTGATCTTGCTGCGCGACGTGACGCGCGCGCGCCGCCGCCGCCGCCACGACGTGCGGCGCGACCAACTCGCCGACCAGGGCCAGTTCGCCAACGCGATCGCCCACGACTTCGCCAATCTGCTCACCATCATCTCGGCCGAGGCGCAGCGGCTCCATGCGCACGTGTCCAACGATCCGGTTGCGTGCGAACGGCTCGCGTCCATCGTCGACGCCGCCGCGCGCGGGGGGCGGCTGGTCCGCCAACTGCGCGAGTTCGGCAATCGATCGACCGGCCACCCGGAGATACTCGACGTCGCCGAGTTGATCGCGGGAATGCGCCCGGTGCTCGCTGCGGCGGCAGGAGACGGCGTCGACCTTACGGTAGACGCCGGCGCGGACGTGCCCGCGATTCTCGCCGAGCCGGTCGGGATCGAGCGGGCGTTGGTCAACCTCGTCGTCAATGCGCGGCACGCGTTGCGCGGTGGCGGGCGCATCTCGATCGCCGTGCGCGCGGTGGGCGACGACGTGCCGGCGGATCTGCCGCCGTCGCCGAACGGATGGGTGTGCGTGGCGGTGGCCGACAACGGCGAGGGGATGGACGCCGAGACGCTCGCGCGTTGCTTCACGCCAAACTTCACGAGTCGCCCCGGCGTCGGCCTCGGGCTCGGGCTCGCCACGGTGCGCAGCACCATCGAGCGCCTCGGCGGCATGGTCACCGCCGAGTCGGAACCGGGCCGCGGCACGACGATCTACCTGTACATCCCCGCCGCGCACGCCGCCGGTACGCTGGCGGGACTGCGCGTGCTCGTCGTCGACGACGAGCGGGCGATCGCGGACGGCGTCTGCCGCGTGCTCAACGCCGAGGGGGCGCGCGCGACCGCGGTCGACAGCGCCCGCGAGGCGCTCGCGCACGTCACCGAGTACGGCGTACCGGACGCGATCGTCGCCGACATGCGCATGCCGGGGCGGACCGGCCTCGAACTGATCGAGGCGCTGCGGACCACGCGCAATGCGTTCGGCGCCGTCATCGTGAGCGGCGCGCTGGATCACGAGCTGCGCGCGCGCGCGCGGGCGGCGGCCGCGATCGTCGTCGCGAAGCCGTACGCGCCAGACGCGCTGGTGCGAGCCGTCGCAGCGAGCGTCGCGGCGCGATGA